The nucleotide window TGGCCTGGCTCAGCTTGAAAGCCGCTTTCAGGTTAACCTGCTGCACCAGGTCCCAGTCCTCGTCCTTAAGGCGCATGGCCAGATTGTCCCGGGTAATGCCGGCGTTATTGACCAGAATATCGATCTGACCCAGGACTTCTTCGGCTGCTTTCGGCAGTGCGGCAACGCTTTCCGGATCACTTAGATTGGCCGGTACAACAAAAGCGCCTTCTCCGAGCTCCGCCGCCAGCGCCTCAAGCGGTTCCACCCGTGTGCCGGAAAGAGCGACTTTTGCGCCCTGGCTGTGAAGGGCCGTTGCAATCGCCTTGCCCAGACCACCGGAAGCACCGGTTACGAGCGCACATTTTCCCTCAAGATTAAACATCTTCTTTTTCTCCCAATAACAATTAGCTTTTCAGGGAAGCGGCAAAGGCTTCAATATCTTCTGCACTCTGCAGGGATATTCCCGTCAGGGACCTGTCGATCCGGCGCACCATTCCGGTCAGCACCTTGCCGGCGCCGGCTTCCACCAGCGTATCTACGCCAAGTTCGGCCATTTTAAGAACGGACTCACGCCAGCGAACACGACCTGTAACCTGCTGCACCAGCAGGTCGCGGATTTTATCCGGATCCGTTTCCGGCTGGGCGGTCACATTGGCAATAAGGGGTACAACCGGCACATTAATTGTGGTTTCCGCGAGGGCTGCCTGCATTTCTTCGGCTGCGGGCTGCATAAGGGAGCAATGGAACGGGGCGCTTACCGGAAGAAGAACACCTTTCATGGCGCCTTTTTCCTTGGCAATCGGAATTGCGCGTTCGACAGCGCCCTTGTGCCCGCTAATAACGATCTGGCCGTTGGCATTGTCATTGGCGGCTGTGCAGACTTCGCCGTCAGCCGCTTCCTTTACCACTTCTTCAACAATATCCATATCCAGGCCGAGGATCGCCGCCATGGCGCCCTCACCGACCGGAACGGCCCGTTGCATCGCCTGTCCGCGCAGACGCAGAAGCTTGGCGGCATCAGTCAGGGAAAGTGCCCCGGCAGCGGTCAGGGCTGAATATTCACCGAGTGAATGACCGGCCACATAGGCGGCGGCATCCTGAAGTCTGACACCGAAATCATTTTCCAGCACACGCATGACAGCGATACTGACCGCCATCAGGGCCGGTTGCGCATTATGAGTCAGGGTCAGGTCCTCCTGCGGACCTGTGAACATGATCGCACTGAGGTTTTCACCCAGTGCGTCATTGACTTCCTCGAATACCCGGGCTGCAACCGGCATATTTTCCGCCAGTTCACGACCCATGCCCACAATCTGGCTTCCCTGTCCCGGAAAGGTGAATGCACGTGTCATTGAATTCTATTCCTCTGATATTGTGATATCCTGCCCTTTCTCATAACGCATGCCGGGAATGTGTCAAGGATACATGCTAAACTGAAGGGAAATCGGGAGTATTGTCCCCTGTATCCGAACGCCGGGTTACTAATCCGATAATTTTACCTGATTCTTCCGACTTTTTAGGGGAAAAGGCTTGTATTTGCGGGAGGTTCATGTATATATCGCGCCTTCTGCCCCATGCATTGCACAGGGCGGAAGCATAAACCGGTTAAATATGTGATGTGGCACATTTGATATTCGTGGCCACCCCGGAATGTTAAAACTCTAAGGTTAAAAGGAATACCGATGCCTTGTTATGAATATACATATATCGCTCGGCAGGATATCCAACCTCAACAGGTTGAAGCGATTACCAATGATCTGACAGCCATCATTGAAAACAATGGTGGTAAAGTGACCAAATCAGAATATTGGGGTCTGCGTAGTCTTGCCTATCGTATCAAGAAATACAAAAAAGGTCATTATGTTCACCTGAACGTAGACGGTTCTGCCGATGCAATCGCCGAACTGGAGCGTAATTCACGCCTGCACGAAGATGTTGTTCGTTACATGACAATCCGTGTGGAAGAATTCGAAGAAGGTGAATCTGTAGTTCTTCGTTCCAAAGGCCGTGAAGGTCGCGAAGAACGCGGTGGCCGTTTTGATCGTGGCGACAGGAACGATCGTGATCGCGGAGATCGTGGTGACAGAAACGATCGCGGAGATCGTGGTGATCGCGTCGAGCGCGGCGGCGATTCAAAACCCGCCTCAGCCTCCTAAGAATTTCTTGTAAAGGACTTACAAAATGTCAGAAAAAAGAGAAAATACACGGTCAGGCGGCGGCGCCCGTCGTCCGTTTTTCCGTCGCCGGAAAACCTGCCCCTTCTCAGGTGAAGGCGCGACTCCGATCGACTATAAGGATGTGCGTACGCTATCCAAATATATTTCAGAACGCGGCAAGATCGTTCCCAGCCGTATCACTGCCGTTTCCGCAAAGAAACAGCGTGAACTGGCCCGCGCCATCAAACGCGCCCGGAACCTGGCTCTTTTGCCATATGTGATTCAGTAGGGAGATAGAACATGGAAGTCATTCTACTTGAACGCGTTGCGAAACTGGGCCAGATCGGTGATGTGGTATCTGTGAAGAACGGCTTTGCCCGTAACTTCCTTCTGCCGCAGAACAAGGCTCTTCGCGCCACCAAGGCAAATCTTGAAGTTTTCGAAGCCCAGCGCAAGGAAATCGAAGCTCGCAACCTGGAAGCCAAAAAAGAGGCTGAAGCTGTTGCCGCCAAAATGGACGATGTTTCAGCAATCATCATCCGCAGCGCCGGTGAAACAGGTCAGCTTTACGGTTCTGTGTCCACCCGTGATATCGTGGAAGTTCTGGCTGAACAGGGATATAACATCAACCGTTCGCAGGTTGTTCTCGACAAAGCCATCAAGGCTCTGGGTATTGAGGAAATCGAAATCCGCCTTCACCCGGAAGTCAGCATTACCGTCAAGATCAACGTAGCACGTTCCGCTGCGGAAGCTGAAATGCAGGAGCAGGGCGTTGCCGCTGCTGCTGCAGAAGAAGCTGCTGCTGCCGACATCTCCGTTGAAGATTATTTCGAGACTCCTGAAGCTGCCGAGGCTGCCGAAGCTGTTCTTTCAGAGGAAACTGAAGAAGAAGCTGTGGAAGAGATCGCTGCGGAAGAAACCGAAGAAGAAAAATCCGAATAACTTTCTTTAGCAAAAATATTTTGAAGAAGGGCAGCCTGAGGGTTGCCCTTTTTATTTTCTGAACATATTTCCCTTCTCGAGTTCCTTGTTTCTGACCTATTTCTTTACTAGTATAAATGACCCTAGATTCGGAGCAGAATAACAAGCATGGAAGATTTTCCTGATATTCCCCAGAGTGATGAGAACGATAATGTGGTGAAGGCCACATTTCGCGAAACACCACATAACCTGGAAGCGGAGCAAGCTCTGCTTGGTGCCATTCTGACCAATAATGAAGCTCTGTCCAAGGTTCAGGATTTCCTTCAGGCCGAACATTTTATCAATGCGGCCCATCAGAAAATTTACGATGCGACCCGCAAACTTATTGAAAAAGGGCTTGTTGCCTCGCCAGTGACCCTGAAACCCTATTTCGAGCGGGAGGAACATCTGGCAGATGTCGGCGGAGCAAAATATCTGGCGTCCCTGGCCTCCTCCGCCATCAGCATTATCAATGCGGCCGAATATGGCCAGATCATTCACCAGATGGCCCTGAAACGGGAACTGATCAGTGTGGGCACTGAAATCGTCAACGACGCCTACGATCATGATGTGGATAAAACTGCCCAGGACCAGATTGAGCAGGCCGAGCGGTCGCTTTATTCACTTGCAGAAACGGGAAATTCGGAAGGCGGGTTCAAAACCTTCGCCAAGGCTGCGACGGAAGCGGTCAATGTGATCGAGATTTCCCGTAAGAATTCGGGCAAATTGTCCGGCGTCAATACGGGTTTCACCTCGATAAACAATCACATTGGCGGCCTGCACAGGTCTGACCTGATGATTCTGGCGGGTCGGCCGGCCATGGGTAAAACGGCACTGGCGACAAATATCGCTTTCAACGCCTCCAAATTCTATCTGGAACAGGAGCGCGCCGGTATTCCCCACGAGGAAAACCGCGGCGCCGTAACCGCCTTTTTCTCCCTCGAGATGTCAGCCGACCAGCTGGCCACCCGTATTCTGGCGGAACAGGCCAACCTGCCGTCGCAGGATCTGAGGAAAGGCCAGATCAACCAGGACCAGTTCAGCGCCCTCGCCCGCACCAGCATGGAGCTTGAGGAACTGCCCCTGTTTATTGACGACACCCCGTCACTCAGCATCGGGGGCTTAAGAACCCGGGCACGACGCCTGAAGCGCCAGCACGGGCTCGGTCTGGTCGTCGTCGATTATCTGCAACTCCTGCGCGGCGGAGATCGTGGACGCGGACCGGAAAACAGGGTTCAGGAAATTTCAGAAATTACTCGTGGTCTCAAAGGGTTGGCGAAAGAACTTCAGATTCCGGTTCTGGCATTGTCCCAGCTCAGCCGGACCATCGAATCACGCGATAACAAACGCCCGCTGCTGTCCGATCTTCGGGAATCCGGCTCCATCGAACAGGACGCGGATATGGTGACCTTTGTTTACCGGCCGGAATATTACCTGCATCAGCAGCAGCCGGACATGGGCACACCGGAGCATGCCATCTGGCTGGAAGAATGTGAGAGAATGATGGGCAAGGCCGAATTTATTATCGGCAAGCAGCGCCATGGTCCCACCGGTATTATCGAGCTTATGTTTAACAGCGAAACCACAAAATTCTTCGATCCGCCGGTCTCTGACGAGTATCTGCCGGAGCGGAATCTCTGATGCAAGAAGACGTTATGGCGTCCCTGCCCGCTAATTGTCAGGCGACACTTACCATCGACCTGCCGGCTATCGTTGACAATTACCTGACTGTCCGCCAACTGGCCGGGGGAACGGATGCCGCCGCCATGGTCAAGGCGGATGCTTATGGCATGGGGCTTTCCGAAGTCGCTCCGGCCCTGTTCCACGAAGCCGGTTGCCGGAATTTCTTTGTCGCGAACCTGGCCGAAGCCGTGGCTTTACGCAGTTATACACCGGATGCCTGCATCTATGTGCTAAACGGCTTATTTCCGGGGCACGAAGACTATTTTTCAGCGCATGATCTTCGTCCGGTCATCAACAGCCTGGAACAGCTTGAGCTCTGGAAAAAGTCCTGCGCCAGCCTGCCCTGCGCCCTGCATTTTGATACCGGCATTAACCGGCTTGGTTTTTCCCCGGACGAAACCGTCCAGTTGCTTCGCCAACCCAATAGTACCGGACAGGTCAATATCGCCCTGGTGATGAGCCACCTCGCCTGTGCCGACGATGAACAGAACAGCCTCAATCTCAGACAGCTTGATGCCTTCCGAAAGATCACTTCCCATTTTCCCGGCATTCCGGCATCTCTGGCGAATTCCGGCGGCATTCTGCTTGGTCCCGAGTATCATTTTGATATGGTCCGGCCTGGTCTTTTGTTGTTCGGCGGCAATCCGTCCGCCTCGCAGCCGCTGCCCGCCGGCATCCGCCCGGCGTTCACCATAACCGGGAGGATCCTCCAGGTCCGGGAACTGCGCGAAGGCATGAGTGTGGGCTACGGTTCAGGCTGGACGGCCCCGCACAGAAGCCGCATCGCCATCGTTAATATCGGATATGCGGACGGTTACCTTCAGGTATTCAACAATGTTGGCCATCTTTATCTTCAGGGCAGTGAAGTGCCGGTCATTGGTCGGGTTTCCATGGATATGCTGGCTATCGATATTTCCGACGCGCCTTTCGCGGCTGTTTCCGAAGGTGATGAAATAGAACTGCTGGGACAGCATATTACACTTGAAAAGGCGTCCGAACTGTCTAACCTAAGCCAGTACGAGATTTTGACCGGCGTTCGGGAACGTTATCAAAGAGTCTATATACCGGTTAAATAGTTAGGGAATATCGGATAAATGAATTTTCTTGCCAGAATTGGGCGTGTGGTATTTATGTTTCTGGAGGCTGCCGGACATTTGGGGCTTTTTGCCATATCGGCTGTCACAAATATTTTTTCTCCGCCCTTTTATCCCCGCGCCCTTTTGCGACAAATGATTGTGATCGGCTATTACAGCCTGCCGGTGGTGGGCCTGACTGCTTTCTTCACCGGGGCTGCCCTTGCCCTTAATATCTATGAAGGCGGATCCCGTTTTGACGCGGAAAGCGTTTTGCCGTCCATCGTGGTGATCGGTATCGTCCGCGAGCTGGGTCCGGTGCTTTGCGGCCTTATTGTCGCCGGCCGGGTCAGCGCCTCCATGGCAGCCGAAATTGGTACAATGCGGGTTACCGAGCAGATTGACGCCCTGTCCACCCTGTCCACAGATCCCTTCAAATATCTGGTTTCTCCCCGTATTCTGGCCACCCTTATCATGATGCCGTTCATGCTGGTTGTCGTGGCCGATACCATCGGGGTGATGGGCGGTTTTCTGATTGCCACCGGCAAACTGGGGTTTAATCCCAGTGTCTATATGACCACCACCATGGATTTTCTGGAAGCCATCGATGTGAAGGCCAGCCTGACCAAAGGGGCCGTATTCGGTTTCGTCGTCGCCCTGATGGGCTGTTACCACGGCTATAACAGCCGCGGCGGCGCCCAGGGTGTCGGAATTGCCACCACCAATGCGGTGGTATCCGCCTGTATCATGATTTTGTTCACTAATTATATCGTAACAGAGATGTTCTTTTCCACATGACCCAACCCGAGATAACACCAAAAATAAGCCTTAGAGGCGTTCGCAAGACTTTTGGCAGCAAGGTCGTCCTAGATAGTGTGGACCTGGATGTGATGCCCGGAGAATCCATGGTCATTATCGGCGGCTCCGGCTCTGGCAAATCCGTGACCCTGAAATGCATTCTCGGCCTTTTGACTCCTGATTCCGGCAGCATAAAGATTGACGGCGAGGAAACTGTCGGCATGAGGGGCAAGGACCGGCGCCGGATCATGGATAAATTCGGCATGCTGTTCCAGGGGGCGGCCCTGTTTGACAGCCTGCCCGTATGGGAAAATGTATCCTTTCGTCTTCTGGCCGAAAAAAAATTATCCCGCAAAGATGCCAGGGAGCTCGCCATCGAGAAACTCCAGCGAGTTGGCCTTGAGGCCGATGTCGGTGCCCTAAGCCCGGCAGAATTGTCCGGCGGCATGCAGAAACGTGTGGGCCTTGCCCGGGCCATTGCCGACGAGCCGGAAATCATTTTCTTTGACGAACCGACAACCGGCCTTGACCCGATTATGGCCGATGTCATCAACGACCTGATTGTGGAATGTGTGAAGGATCTGGGCGCGACCGCACTCAGCATTACCCATGATATGGCCAGCGTCCGTAAAATCGCCGATAAATGCGCCATGATCTACAAGGGCAATATTATCTGGAGCGGTCCGAGAACCGACATCGATCAAAGCGGTAACGATTATGTGGACCAATTCATCCATGGCCGGGCCGAAGGTCCGATCAAGATGGATATCCTGAAAGCCTGATGTAATGGCCAAATCCCGTCGCACATATGTCTGCCAGTCCTGCGGCAGCGTCACATCCAAATGGATGGGCCAATGCGAATCCTGCGGCGAATGGAACAGCATTGTCGAGGAAGCCGACCAAAGCCTGCCCAGCGGGCTCGGCAAAGGATCCTCGCCGGCCAAGGGCACGGTGATCGAACTTGGTGACCTGCAGGGTACGGAAACCCCGCCCGCCCGCATGATGTCTGGCATGGCTGAATTCGACCGGGCCTGTGGCAGCGGCCTGGTGCCGGGTTCTGCCACCCTGATCGGCGGCGATCCGGGCATCGGTAAATCTACCATCCTGTTGCAGGCCATGGCCCGTCTTGCCGGCGCCGGTCATCATACCGTTTATATTTCCGGCGAGGAATCCACCAGCCAGGTCCGCATGCGGGCCAAGCGGCTCGGGCTGGAGGAAAACCCGGTCAAGCTGGGGTCGGAAACCAACCTGCGCAATATCATTGCCACCCTGGAACATGGCGACCTGCCGCAGGTGGTTGTCATTGATTCCATTCAGACCATGTTCGCCGATACCATTGAATCCGCCCCCGGCACCGTCGCCCAGGTCAGGACCTGCGCCCAGGAGCTGATCCGTTTCGCCAAACGACGTAATGTCGCTGTGGTACTGGTCGGCCATGTCACCAAGGACGGCCAGATTGCCGGACCACGGGTGCTGGAACATATGGTCGATACGGTGCTCTATTTCGAAGGCGATCGCGGTCACCAGTTCAGAATTCTGCGCGCGGTCAAGAACCGCTTCGGCGGCACCGATGAGATCGGTGTCTTTGAGATGAGCGACATGGGGCTGCAGGAAGTCCATAATCCCTCGACCCTGTTCCTCGGCAACCATACCGGCGATGTGGCCGGTTCCGCAGTCTTTGCCGGCATGGAGGGGTCAAGGCCCATGCTGGTGGAAATCCAGGCGCTGGTGGCGCCCTCCTCGCTTGGCACGCCACGCCGGGCGGTTGTCGGCTGGGATTCTGGCCGCCTGGCCATGATCATCGCCGTCCTCGACGCTCGTTGCGGGCTTGGACTTGGCGCCTTTGATATATACCTGAATGTGGCAGGCGGGTTGCGAATCTCGGAACCAGGCGCGGACATGGCCGTCGCCGCCGCCCTCATTTCGTCACTTTCGGGGTATTCTATCGCAAAAAACACGGTATTGTTCGGCGAGATCAGTCTGTCCGGAGAAATCAGACCTGTGGGCCAGGCCGACGCCCGGCTGAAAGAATCCGCCAAGCTTGGCTTTGAACAGGCCTACATCCCGGCCAATATCAAGCAAAAGGGCAAGGAACTGCGGACGGTGGAGCTCGATGAGATCCGTAAACTTGTTGACCTGATCGCCGCAGATCTGGAGGAACATTGATGGAAGGCCTGCTGAACCCGTTTGACGTGATAGTAATCTCGACGTTGTTGATTTCCGGCATTGTCTCCTGGACCAAGGGTTTTACCACCGAGGCCCTGAGCCTCGGCGCCTGGGCGGGGGCCGCGATCATCACGCTGCAGGGTCATCCGATCGCCTCGCCCTATGCTTACGAGCTGATCCAGCCGGAACTCATGGCCGACATCATTACCTATGCGCTGCTGGGTGTGGTCAGCCTGGTGGTTCTGAAGCTGATCGCCGGCGCCATCGGCCGGAAGATCAAGGAAAGCCATGTCGGCGCCCTCGACCGCGGTCTGGGGATCCTGTTCGGCACCCTGCGGGGCATGCTGCTGATCTGTTTCATTTATCTTTTGACCACGCCGTTCATTTCAGCGAAGAATTATCCGGACTGGTACAAGGAAGCCAAGTCCCGGCCGCTGGTCGAATATGGCGCCAGCATGCTGAATGCCATGAATCCCTACAAGGACGATATCGACCTGGATGAAACCAGAAAGGATATCGAGGCGCTGGAGCGGCTCAAAAAGATGATGCCCTCCTTTCCCGGCAGCGCCAAAAAAGAAGACGGTTATGACAAGGACAGTACCGAAGAGATGGATGATCTGTTCAAGAAACTCTCAGATGAGTAAAAAAAGGTTCACATAGAAACCGTTTCGACATATAACGCCCCAGAGGCCATCACACAATTGACGCTCAACAAACTTTGTGACGAGTTGACCATATGACGGAAATTACTGCTCCCCAAAACGACTCCGAGGACCTTAGCGGAACAAATCCCTTTGATGACGATAAACTGCATGAGGAATGCGGTGTCTTCGGCATCTATAACCATGCGGAATCCGCCGCCCATACGGTGCTCGGCCTGCATGCCCTGCAGCACCGCGGCCAGGAAGCCGCCGGCATCGTGGCCTTTGACGGCAAGAACTTTCATTCCCATAAATGCATGGGCCATGTGGCCGACAACTTCAACAGCCAGAAGGTAATCCAGGCCCTGCCCGGCATGTCCGCCATCGGCCATGTGCGTTATTCCACCACCGGTGGTTCGGCCATGCGCAATATCCAGCCGCTGTTTGCCGACCTGTCCTCCGGCGGTTTTGCCGTCGCCCATAACGGCAACCTGACCAATGCCTGGACCCTGCGCAAGCTGCTGGTGGAAAAAGGCGCTATTTTCCAGTCCACTTCGGATTCGGAAGTGATGATCCACCTGGTGGCAACCAGTACCTATACCAACCTGATTGACCGGGTCATTGATGCCCTGCGCCGCATCGAAGGCGCCTATTCCGTTGTGGCGCTGTCCCAGAAAAAGCTGATCGGCGCCCGCGACCCGCTTGGTGTGCGTCCGCTGGTGCTCGGCAAGCTGTCCGATGATACCTATATCTTTGCCTCGGAAACCTGCGCCCTCGACATTATCGGCGCGGACTATATTCGTGACGTGGAGCCCGGTGAACTTATTGTCATTGATGCGGACGGGTTCAAATCCCACTTTCCATTCCCGAGGCTGAAATCCCGGGCCTGTATCTTTGAACATGTCTATTTTTCCCGCCCGGACAGCATCACCAGCAATGGCAGCATTTACAACGTCCGTAAAAACATCGGCAAGGAGCTTGCCAAGGAAAGTCTGGTTGACGCCGATCTGGTGATTCCGGTGCCCGATTCCGGTGTGCCGGCCGCCATTGGCTATGCCCAGCAGTCCGGCATCCCGTTCGAACTCGGCATCATCCGCAACCATTATGTGGGACGGACCTTCATTGAACCGTCGGACCAGATCCGCCATCTGGGCGTGAAGCTGAAGCACAATGCCAACAAGCCGGAAATCGAAGGCAAACGCATTATCCTGATTGATGACAGTATCGTGCGCGGCACGACTTCCGTTAAAATCGTCGAAATGATGCGCGCTGCCGGGGCCAAGGAAGTGCATATGCGCATCGCCAGCCCGCCCACCACCAACAGCTGCTTCTACGGCGTGGATACGCCACAGAAAGACAAGCTCCTCGCCTCCCGCATGAGCGTCGAGGAAATGGCCAAATATATCAAGGCCGACAGCCTCGCCTTCGTCAGCATTGACGGCCTGTACCGGGCTGTTGGCGAAACCAGCCGCGACGATGACAGTCCGCAATATTGCGACGCCTGCTTCAGCGGCGACTATCCGACCCGCCTCACTGACGAGGAACTGGGCCAGGATAACAAGCAATTCTCGTTTCTTACAGATTAACGGCGGCGAACGGACTGAGCATGGGTAAACTTGACGGAAAAATCGCCCTCATTACCGGGGCCTCCCGCGGTATCGGTCGTGAAGTGGCTCTGGAATTCGCCCGTGAAGGCGCAGAGGTCATCCTGGTCGCCCGAACCGTCGGGGCCCTTGAGGAAATGGACGATCGCATCAAGGCGGAAACCGGCCGGGAAGCTACCCTCGTGCCGCTTGACATCACCGACTATGACGGCATCGACCGTCTGGGCGCAGCGCTCTACGAAAAATTCGGCAGGCTGGATATTCTGGTCGGCAATGCCGGCGCGCTGGGCGTCCTGTCCCCGGTCAGCCACATTGCCCCCAAGGACTGGGACACACTGGTCAATGTGAATATCACGGCCAATTACCGCCTGATCCGCTCACTGGAGCCGCTGCTCAAGGCCTCAGACGCCGGTCGGGCTGTTTTTGTCACCTCCGGCGCCGCGCACAAGAGTAAACCCTATTGGGGCGGCTATGCCATGAGCAAGGCGGCGCTTGAGGTGCTGGTGAAAACCTGGGCCGAGGAAATGAAAATCACCGGCATCAGGGCAAACCTGATTAACCCGGGCCCGATGAGAACCCACATGCGCGCCAAGGCCATGCCCGGCGAGGATCCGGAAAGCATTCCCCATCCCCGTGAAATCGCCCCGATGTTTGTGGACATGTGTTCTGAGGCGTTCAGCGAAACCGGCCAGGTGTTTGATTTCCGCGAGTGGAAGAAGTAGCTACAGGCTAGCACCCATCACTACCATTGATTGCACTAAATATATTTGCCTGATAGCATTTAGTTTTCTTTAGAAAGACTAATGCTATGGCGAAAAACAAAGAAGTATGGATTCGAACTGATGAAACAAACGAGTTTCTCGGAGATTTAAAACATCTTTCTCACCTCCTCAAGTTAGTTCTCGATAATCCCGCAACCTGGAAGTGGGTAATACTTACCTTACATAATACTCTTGAAGGTGCGCTGATTTGCCACATCGGCGGTCACGATACTTCTGGCACACTATACTTAACCCCCGCCAGTGCAAAAGCAGTTTTGGAAAGGTTAAATGATCGAGATAGGCAGTTGCAAAATATGCCTTGGCCCAAAGAAAAATTATTGCCGATGAACGAGCTATACAAATTAGCAAAAAAAGAAAAATACCTTACTGAGGCTCATGCAATCGAACCAAATACATCAATGGATTTCTCAATAAAAATACTACATGAGCATAGAAATCTTTTGGATCACTTCAGACCTCAAGGTTTGTCTATGGACATTTGTGGCCTACCACAAATTTTGAGCGATTTTTGTGAGATAATAAAACAATTCACTTATAGAAAAGCAACTACATGTTCGCGGCTTCCAGACCATAAAGAAATTATTCAACTAAATTTGGATGCCATACAAAGTGATGTGAAGAGAATTGCCGCTCACTGGGCCTCCTGACGCAGTCTTTTCGAACTTAACATGGATTCCCGATCAGGTCGGGAATGACGATGGAGTTAGCGGATAAAGTGTCGTCATTCCTGCGAAAGCAGGAATCCATAGCTCGTCTTGAAAGTTTTCTCAGGCTGTGAAATGGACCCCGGCTTTCGCCGGGGTGACGGATGGAGAGAATTATTTCTTCTTGTGATAGGGATTATCGCCACTGCGCAGCAGAATCCGGATCGGCACACCGGGCAGCTCAAAGTCCCACCTGAGTTCATTCATCAGATAGCGCTGGTAGCTGTCGGCCACATCCTTTGACCGGTTGCAGAAGATAGCAAAGGTCGGCGGCCGGGTTTTCACCTGGGTCATATAGCGCATTTTGATACGACGGCCACTGACCGACGGGGCCGGATGATATTCGGTGGTTTCGGCGAGCCAGCGGTTGAGCTTGGAGGTGCTGATGCGCCGGTTCCACAAACGGTAGGCCTCAAAGACCGCCGGCATCAGCTTGTCAATGCCGCGCCCGGTCAGCGCGCTGATCGGCACCACCGGAATGCCCTTGACCTGCGGCAGGGTATGTTCCAGCTTCTCGGCAATGTCTTTCAGGACTTCCTGGCGGTTTTCAATCAGGTCATATTTGTTGAGCGCCAGCACCAGGGCCCGGCCTTCCTGCACGATCAGGCTGGCAATGCTCAGGTCCTGCCGTTCGAACGGCATGGTGGCGTCAATCATCAGGACGACGACCTCGGCAAAGTTCAGCGCCCTGATGGTATCGGCGACGGACAGCTTTTCCAGTTTTTCCTGGACTTTTGCTTTCCGGCGAAGACCCGCGGTATCAAACATACGGATTTCCCGGCCTTCATAGTCGAAACTGACGCCGATGGTATCGCGGGTCAG belongs to Emcibacter sp. and includes:
- the fabD gene encoding ACP S-malonyltransferase, with protein sequence MTRAFTFPGQGSQIVGMGRELAENMPVAARVFEEVNDALGENLSAIMFTGPQEDLTLTHNAQPALMAVSIAVMRVLENDFGVRLQDAAAYVAGHSLGEYSALTAAGALSLTDAAKLLRLRGQAMQRAVPVGEGAMAAILGLDMDIVEEVVKEAADGEVCTAANDNANGQIVISGHKGAVERAIPIAKEKGAMKGVLLPVSAPFHCSLMQPAAEEMQAALAETTINVPVVPLIANVTAQPETDPDKIRDLLVQQVTGRVRWRESVLKMAELGVDTLVEAGAGKVLTGMVRRIDRSLTGISLQSAEDIEAFAASLKS
- the rpsF gene encoding 30S ribosomal protein S6: MPCYEYTYIARQDIQPQQVEAITNDLTAIIENNGGKVTKSEYWGLRSLAYRIKKYKKGHYVHLNVDGSADAIAELERNSRLHEDVVRYMTIRVEEFEEGESVVLRSKGREGREERGGRFDRGDRNDRDRGDRGDRNDRGDRGDRVERGGDSKPASAS
- the rpsR gene encoding 30S ribosomal protein S18 codes for the protein MSEKRENTRSGGGARRPFFRRRKTCPFSGEGATPIDYKDVRTLSKYISERGKIVPSRITAVSAKKQRELARAIKRARNLALLPYVIQ
- the rplI gene encoding 50S ribosomal protein L9, yielding MEVILLERVAKLGQIGDVVSVKNGFARNFLLPQNKALRATKANLEVFEAQRKEIEARNLEAKKEAEAVAAKMDDVSAIIIRSAGETGQLYGSVSTRDIVEVLAEQGYNINRSQVVLDKAIKALGIEEIEIRLHPEVSITVKINVARSAAEAEMQEQGVAAAAAEEAAAADISVEDYFETPEAAEAAEAVLSEETEEEAVEEIAAEETEEEKSE
- a CDS encoding replicative DNA helicase, with the translated sequence MEDFPDIPQSDENDNVVKATFRETPHNLEAEQALLGAILTNNEALSKVQDFLQAEHFINAAHQKIYDATRKLIEKGLVASPVTLKPYFEREEHLADVGGAKYLASLASSAISIINAAEYGQIIHQMALKRELISVGTEIVNDAYDHDVDKTAQDQIEQAERSLYSLAETGNSEGGFKTFAKAATEAVNVIEISRKNSGKLSGVNTGFTSINNHIGGLHRSDLMILAGRPAMGKTALATNIAFNASKFYLEQERAGIPHEENRGAVTAFFSLEMSADQLATRILAEQANLPSQDLRKGQINQDQFSALARTSMELEELPLFIDDTPSLSIGGLRTRARRLKRQHGLGLVVVDYLQLLRGGDRGRGPENRVQEISEITRGLKGLAKELQIPVLALSQLSRTIESRDNKRPLLSDLRESGSIEQDADMVTFVYRPEYYLHQQQPDMGTPEHAIWLEECERMMGKAEFIIGKQRHGPTGIIELMFNSETTKFFDPPVSDEYLPERNL
- the alr gene encoding alanine racemase, with the protein product MQEDVMASLPANCQATLTIDLPAIVDNYLTVRQLAGGTDAAAMVKADAYGMGLSEVAPALFHEAGCRNFFVANLAEAVALRSYTPDACIYVLNGLFPGHEDYFSAHDLRPVINSLEQLELWKKSCASLPCALHFDTGINRLGFSPDETVQLLRQPNSTGQVNIALVMSHLACADDEQNSLNLRQLDAFRKITSHFPGIPASLANSGGILLGPEYHFDMVRPGLLLFGGNPSASQPLPAGIRPAFTITGRILQVRELREGMSVGYGSGWTAPHRSRIAIVNIGYADGYLQVFNNVGHLYLQGSEVPVIGRVSMDMLAIDISDAPFAAVSEGDEIELLGQHITLEKASELSNLSQYEILTGVRERYQRVYIPVK
- a CDS encoding ABC transporter permease — translated: MNFLARIGRVVFMFLEAAGHLGLFAISAVTNIFSPPFYPRALLRQMIVIGYYSLPVVGLTAFFTGAALALNIYEGGSRFDAESVLPSIVVIGIVRELGPVLCGLIVAGRVSASMAAEIGTMRVTEQIDALSTLSTDPFKYLVSPRILATLIMMPFMLVVVADTIGVMGGFLIATGKLGFNPSVYMTTTMDFLEAIDVKASLTKGAVFGFVVALMGCYHGYNSRGGAQGVGIATTNAVVSACIMILFTNYIVTEMFFST
- a CDS encoding ABC transporter ATP-binding protein: MTQPEITPKISLRGVRKTFGSKVVLDSVDLDVMPGESMVIIGGSGSGKSVTLKCILGLLTPDSGSIKIDGEETVGMRGKDRRRIMDKFGMLFQGAALFDSLPVWENVSFRLLAEKKLSRKDARELAIEKLQRVGLEADVGALSPAELSGGMQKRVGLARAIADEPEIIFFDEPTTGLDPIMADVINDLIVECVKDLGATALSITHDMASVRKIADKCAMIYKGNIIWSGPRTDIDQSGNDYVDQFIHGRAEGPIKMDILKA